In Anaerolineae bacterium, the DNA window TCTCGCCTCCCAAGATGTAACACTCCCCTACCCGTCCCCGTTCAGCTGCCAGAATATGCCCCTTTGCCACATCTTCTACATCCACAATGTTCAGCCCGGTGTCTACATAACCGAACATCCGACCGTTCAAAAAATCCACGATGATTTGCCCGGTAGGAGTAGGCTTGTGATCACCAGGGCCAACCGGAGCAGTGGGGTTCACAATGACCACTGGGACTCCCTCTCGGGCGAGCTCCAAAGCTACTTGCTGCCCCAGAAATTTTGAGCGCTGGTAGTAAGTGACTTTATCTTCCAGGGTGCTGGGGGTATTTTCGTTTGCAGGGGTGCGATCTGGGTTAGTTCCCAGAGCTGCTATAGAGCTGGTGTGCACGATACGTTGGACACCCATTTCGCGGGCAACTTCCAGGACCAGACGAGTGCCTTCCACATTGACACGGTAGAAATCTTCCCAGCGATAACCCCAGAATGAATACAGCGCAGCCAGATGAAAAACCCAATCGCAACCTTCTATCCCTCGCCGCAAGCTATTTATATCTTCCAAGCTTCCTTCCACCTTCTCTACTGGCAGGCCATCAAGCTGACGAGTATTGGCTCCAGGGCGAACAAGAGCTTTCACCTGATGCCCTGATTCTATAAGTTTTCGAACGACTGCTCCCCCGATAAAGCCTGTCCCACCAGTTACAAAGGCCTTCATGGTTCCTCCTTCCCCAATAAATGGGCGTCGCACTTGCTATCCAGTGTGTTTAGGATTTCCATGACGAACTCTACCGCTTGAGCCATAACCTTCCCGGAAACAGTATCCACTGTATCATCCGCCCGATGCCAGTAAGGTAAAGAGCTCGTTGCTGGGTCGTAACCGGCAAGGCAAATGGCTCGGTAGCCTCCATTACGCAGTATGCGCACTTCGTCCTCAATGATCATCGCAGCTGGCCGAACTTTAAGCGCAGGCCGAACGGCCGCCACTTGCTCCACCAGCGCCAGCAATGCGGGGTCAGGCCGATAAGGCCAGCACAAGCCCTGACGGGTGAGATAAACAAGTTCGCCACTCCCCACCCCCTCCAGGTCTATAAAAATAGCCTCACGCATCAGAGGCCTGTACCGACGGAGAAAGGTTTTCAACCCCCGATGATCAGTCTCTTCAGCTCCAGTAAAAACAAGCCAGACCTCCGTCCAGCGGAGAGGCTGGAGGGCAAAGCGCGCAGCAATCTCCAGCGCTACTGCTACACCGCTGGCATTGTCGTGAGCACCAGGCGAGAAAGGAGCACGCCAGTCCCACCACAAGGTAGCGATGCTGCCCATGATGTATCCAGCCGGTAGCAATGAAAGCCACCAAGCCCACACCGCACCGCCGAATAACACCCCCAGCAAGTACAAAAAGCCCACAGAAAGCAGCATGAAGAACGTCAGCCAAGTTAATGGTTCAAGAAAGCGCACCTTCGCTGAAGACCAAGCAAGACGGCAGCGGTTAGTATCCAGGTGGGCCAGAATTACAGCGCGCTGACGAAGGCTATCTGCTGGTGCGATACGTGAGATCACGTTCTGGCTGGTAACATGAGGCAATAGTGGCCGGAGCAAGCTATCAGAATGGCAGATGACCTGCCAGAACATAAAAGGAGTGCTAAGGCTCAGCACTACAGCCAACCACTGCATGGCCAGGCTGCCTAACGGATAAATACTAACAGCCACCAAAGTCACCAGGCCCACCGCCATCGGAAACGCATTCTGATCAGCAACAGCCCGGAATGCCATACGCTCCACGGGTAACCCCATATCAGCCAGACACCGAGCTACATAACTGGCTGCAGCAGATTCACCCTCTGTACCTGTTCCGCGCGGGCCAATTTCAGCCGCCAAGACCCGCACGTGCTTAAGCAATCGTTCTATGGAGCTATTGCATGGCGTATCAGTTCCGCACCCATGCTCCATACACGCCCACCAACACGCTCGGCTTCAGCCATCACCGCCTCAAAAGCGGAAAGGATCATTTGGATTTCATCCTCGCCGATGATGAGAGGCGGTAACAGTTTGATAATATTGACACCTGGCCCACCAACCTGCACCAATATGCGGTGATCACGCATTAATGCCATCACTATTAACTGGGCAAACAAACCCTTTTCTGCTTTCTCCATTGCTGTCCAGGCGGTCCGCAAAGCTAAAGAGCGCGGGGGACAGAATTCAATACCGATCATCAACCCTTTGCCGCGCACATCAGCGATCATCTCAAAACGTTCCTGGAGGCCTTTTAGCCCTTTAAGCAACTTTTCGCCCATCACCGCCGCCCGTTCCACCAGCCGTTCTTGATCCATCACGTAAAGAGTAACAAGACCAGCCGCCATCGCCAGCTCATTCTGTCCAAAGGTTGTTGAATGCACCTGACAGCGTTTCAAATCGCTGAAAATTTTTTCATGAATACTCCGGCGCATGATGGTGGCACTGACCGGGATATAACCTCCGCCAAGCGATTTGCCCAGAGTGACGATGTCCGGTTCCAGCGACCAATGTTCGCAAGCCAGGAAACGGCCAGTGCGCCCCATTCCTACCTGAACTTCGTCACAAATGAAAAGTGTTCCGTATTTCCGACAAAGACGTTGAGCTTCCGGCAAGTAGTCATCCTGAGGGATATACACTCCCTTACCCTGGATTGGCTCAACGATAAAGCCAGCCACGTTACCCTTCCGGAGTTCTC includes these proteins:
- a CDS encoding M28 family metallopeptidase encodes the protein MEHGCGTDTPCNSSIERLLKHVRVLAAEIGPRGTGTEGESAAASYVARCLADMGLPVERMAFRAVADQNAFPMAVGLVTLVAVSIYPLGSLAMQWLAVVLSLSTPFMFWQVICHSDSLLRPLLPHVTSQNVISRIAPADSLRQRAVILAHLDTNRCRLAWSSAKVRFLEPLTWLTFFMLLSVGFLYLLGVLFGGAVWAWWLSLLPAGYIMGSIATLWWDWRAPFSPGAHDNASGVAVALEIAARFALQPLRWTEVWLVFTGAEETDHRGLKTFLRRYRPLMREAIFIDLEGVGSGELVYLTRQGLCWPYRPDPALLALVEQVAAVRPALKVRPAAMIIEDEVRILRNGGYRAICLAGYDPATSSLPYWHRADDTVDTVSGKVMAQAVEFVMEILNTLDSKCDAHLLGKEEP
- a CDS encoding aspartate aminotransferase family protein, which translates into the protein MAFSLAQLIKERQRDRTILHQRYINPKLVRALEIIGFNQTWVRGEGAYLWNDRGERYLDLLSGYSVYNLGRNHPLVKQALYEILDLDRPNLVKMDCPLLAGLLAEALVQRMPPGLDAVFFANSGAEAVETAIKFARAATGRPRILYLDHAFHGLTLGALSINGNEAFRRGFEPLMPGFDMVPMNDLEALERELRKGNVAGFIVEPIQGKGVYIPQDDYLPEAQRLCRKYGTLFICDEVQVGMGRTGRFLACEHWSLEPDIVTLGKSLGGGYIPVSATIMRRSIHEKIFSDLKRCQVHSTTFGQNELAMAAGLVTLYVMDQERLVERAAVMGEKLLKGLKGLQERFEMIADVRGKGLMIGIEFCPPRSLALRTAWTAMEKAEKGLFAQLIVMALMRDHRILVQVGGPGVNIIKLLPPLIIGEDEIQMILSAFEAVMAEAERVGGRVWSMGAELIRHAIAP
- a CDS encoding NAD-dependent epimerase/dehydratase family protein translates to MKAFVTGGTGFIGGAVVRKLIESGHQVKALVRPGANTRQLDGLPVEKVEGSLEDINSLRRGIEGCDWVFHLAALYSFWGYRWEDFYRVNVEGTRLVLEVAREMGVQRIVHTSSIAALGTNPDRTPANENTPSTLEDKVTYYQRSKFLGQQVALELAREGVPVVIVNPTAPVGPGDHKPTPTGQIIVDFLNGRMFGYVDTGLNIVDVEDVAKGHILAAERGRVGECYILGGENMTLKQFLDLLAEVSGRPPVRWRIPHWVAMLWAYIDVALTKLGLRSVPTATPEKVRLSRRYEWFDCSKAMRELGYTYGPAREAVRKAVEWYRANGYAP